In Spea bombifrons isolate aSpeBom1 chromosome 12, aSpeBom1.2.pri, whole genome shotgun sequence, the following proteins share a genomic window:
- the LOC128469986 gene encoding phospholipase A2 inhibitor and Ly6/PLAUR domain-containing protein-like, whose translation MSCCVAFLWLLAALLGEAFSLECIHCTSTTGNSCTGAKKACPTGEDHCISIYTESSLQSGKLKQFVRSCAVDKHCNQTSRMTFNYTSHYRSSKCCNRSECTPDAINLYEKREKNSVTCPYCDEKSEECKKTMPIQCLGEENKCITYSYVKMEANNNNVTHTMRGCATEDMCEAKKEALLLGEKLIPKSVVCSRGSIISNLLFPGVSGLLFLKLLS comes from the exons CCTTCTCTCTGGAATGTATCCACTGCACCAGTACGACGGGGAACAGCTGCACCGGAGCCAAGAAAGCCTGCCCCACAGGAGAGGACCACTGCATCTCCATTTATACCGAGAGTAGCTTAC AAAGCGGAAAACTCAAGCAATTTGTCAGATCCTGCGCAGTTGATAAGCACTGCAATCAGACGTCCCGCATGACTTTCAATTACACCAGTCATTACAGGTCCAGCAAGTGTTGCAACAGGTCAGAATGCACCCCTGATGCGATAAACC TTtatgaaaagagagagaagaactCTGTCACCTGTCCTTACTGCGATGAGAAGAGTGAGGAGTGCAAAAAGACCATGCCCATCCAGTGCTTGGGagaggaaaataaatgtataacctACAGTTACGTCAAGATGGAAG CTAACAACAATAACGTGACCCACACAATGAGAGGCTGCGCTACTGAAGACATGTGTGAGGCGAAGAAAGAGGCCCTTCTTTTGGGAGAAAAGCTCATCCCCAAGTCCGTGGTCTGCAGCCGTGGCTCCATTATCTCCAACCTGCTCTTCCCGGGAGTTTCTGGCCTCCTATTTCTCAAACTCCTCTCGTAA
- the LOC128470346 gene encoding zinc finger protein 585A-like: METSEDSYVQEDSRARNSRNEISECWTAIRPEDGRPFVPLLGKIPEGQSSSQPPMILSNVDEHQNRWREKPSQRLIEAETTCQPGSVSTDYGYPTPQSSTALTLMDKPRAREPSTADQGATEARVTRTVEDTSSQPVLHGVTPMPTSFGKVDKVSGMLCRPHGWPNIDQQARSVDANKRKDIGSSEQPSQRYWGLFQCSFCNFVFQDLSELLQHQETHNQDKFQGIGHELVQSDQPDEITCEWRRYRCIVCDKIFCKQSSLVTHLRIHTGEKPFSCHVCRRKFNQRTSLTVHLRTHTGEAPFRCTKCSKSFRQQSNLTHHMKSHQRAEELDGGNWSEENRAPGLPLMYLISDGNDTGNEVWGTKGPVLKGGKEEEPAACKRPYVCGHCFKRFTHQSNLMVHQRIHTGDRSYRCQECGKHFTRRTSLMVHLRGHTGEMPYSCQQCGKSFRQQSNLLYHMKSHAGQTDPKTEVSIGSPSKQMVKLCGQLIGPSGQYVEREYSQLLNIGSVGAVRGEDGQVRAYQCNQCTKWFPTTSSLLLHQKLHMEQPNNIMQCREIQVQYPVNRGLPHTYTESMLSSRHELEGFPQPIFKLPPRPEGNNAPGVPNSSELQLIPQPGNSTEYQRVGAPPAEKAPIKGPFQIRGRGRPRKNPCIGQGPMMTLLTGKAVHKCWKCPRRFNNKSNLIVHLRIHTGERPYQCWKCEKRFRQQSNLIQHLRNHRELFQDDDVPEQRKETLKGQETGKNLQDMMMLQPHSVGQSRWTFFPFTDGSQMNQSGQFFEAPQTVNLSEISTTAECVSSGLGANSPLADRSFKCRSCFKTFNHKSNLLVHERIHSGDKTYRCQECGKQFSQRTSLMVHLRTHTGEMPYACLQCRRRFRQQSNLLYHIKTNTVQGLLKCTAEHLPNSPSISGIEAGGESSMGSEIESPPGHPPMWMHLESNPKNGMSPGTPNQSAKEEFHCPECDKVFIHQSNLLVHQRIHSGERSYRCHECNRQFSQRTSLMIHLRTHTGEMPYACQCCGKRFRQQSNLLYHLKSHAEQGTVMNSIPSTDYAVPRARGRPRKTESSEESRGKSVMPRGKRTYKCTECPRRYNLMSNLVAHQRSHDQQPLYTCSECGESFLQQTYLTVHKKLHAKRDDPELGGQYCWKPSQDLMDIRSTGREEERAAVYTQHEK, translated from the exons ATGGAAACCTCTGAAGATTCCTACGTTCAGGAGGACAGTCGAGCAAGGAATAGTCGCAACGAAA TTTCAGAGTGTTGGACCGCTATAAGGCCAGAGGATGGGAGACCATTTGTTCCCCTCCTTGGGAAGATACCTGAAGGCCAGTCTTCTTCTCAGCCTCCGATGATTTTGAGTAATGTTGACGAACACCAAAACCGCTGGAGAGAAAAGCCATCGCAACGCTTGATAGAGGCAGAAACAACTTGCCAGCCTGGCTCTGTGTCAACAGACTACGGTTATCCGACTCCACAAAGTTCTACGGCCTTAACGCTCATGGATAAGCCAAGAGCCAGAGAGCCAAGCACTGCAGATCAAGGGGCAACAGAAGCCAGGGTGACAAGAACCGTGGAGGACACCAGCTCACAGCCCGTGTTACATGGAGTTACACCAATGCCAACAAGTTTTGGTAAAGTGGACAAAGTAAGTGGGATGCTTTGCAGGCCACATGGTTGGCCTAATATTGACCAGCAGGCAAGGAGTGTGGatgcaaacaaaagaaaagatatTGGGTCTTCAGAACAACCAAGCCAGAGATATTGGGGTCTCTTCCAATGCTCCTTCTGCAATTTTGTTTTCCAGGATCTGTCTGAGCTTTTGCAGCACCAGGAGACCCACAACCAAGATAAGTTCCAGGGCATTGGCCACGAGCTGGTTCAGTCAGATCAACCGGACGAGATCACATGTGAGTGGAGAAGATACCGCTGCATTGTGTGCGATAAGATCTTCTGCAAGCAGTCGTCGCTGGTCACTCACCTACGTATACATACAGGCGAGAAGCCATTCTCCTGCCACGTGTGTCGGAGGAAATTTAACCAACGCACTAGCCTCACCGTCCACCTACGGACTCACACAGGAGAGGCGCCGTTTCGCTGTACCAAGTGTAGCAAGAGCTTCCGTCAGCAGTCCAATCTTACCCATCACATGAAGAGCCACCAGAGAGCGGAAGAGCTTGATGGAGGAAACTGGAGCGAAGAGAACAGGGCACCCGGACTTCCTTTGATGTATCTGATATCTGACGGCAATGACACCGGTAACGAGGTTTGGGGTACTAAAGGCCCTGTTCTGAAAGGTGGTAAAGAAGAAGAGCCTGCAGCTTGTAAAAGACCCTACGTCTGTGGTCACTGTTTCAAGCGCTTCACGCATCAGTCCAACCTGATGGTTCACCAGCGCATTCACACTGGGGACCGGTCATACCGCTGCCAGGAATGCGGCAAACATTTCACACGGAGAACCAGCTTGATGGTGCACCTGCGCGGCCACACCGGAGAAATGCCGTACTCCTGCCAGCAGTGCGGGAAGAGTTTCCGCCAGCAGTCCAACCTTCTTTACCACATGAAAAGCCACGCGGGACAGACTGACCCGAAAACAGAGGTTTCCATTGGCAGTCCCAGCAAACAGATGGTGAAGCTCTGTGGGCAGCTGATCGGGCCATCTGGCCAGTACGTTGAGAGAGAATACTCACAATTGCTAAACATCGgcagtgttggagcagtaagaGGGGAAGATGGACAAGTGAGGGCCTACCAATGCAACCAATGCACGAAATGGTTTCCTACGACCTCCAGCCTCCTTCTCCACCAAAAGCTTCACATGGAACAGCCAAATAACATCATGCAATGCAGAGAGATACAGGTCCAGTATCCCGTTAATAGGGGCCtgccacatacatacacagagaGCATGCTGTCTTCTCGACATGAACTTGAAGGGTTCCCGCAGCCAATCTTTAAGCTTCCACCCCGTCCGGAGGGGAACAATGCCCCAGGGGTTCCAAATAGCTCAGAGCTACAACTTATCCCCCAGCCGGGAAACAGCACAGAATATCAGAGGGTAGGGGCTCCTCCTGCAGAGAAAGCACCGATAAAGGGCCCCTTCCAAATTCGTGGAAGAGGAAGGCCAAGGAAAAATCCTTGCATAGGTCAAGGCCCCATGATGACCCTGCTGACAGGAAAAGCTGTTCATAAGTGTTGGAAGTGCCCGCGACGTTTCAACAACAAGTCCAACTTGATTGTCCACTTGCGTATTCACACAGGGGAACGTCCGTACCAGTGCTGGAAGTGCGAGAAGCGATTTCGGCAGCAGTCAAACTTGATCCAGCATCTCAGGAACCACAGGGAGCTTTTCCAAGATGATGATGTTCCAGAGCAAAGGAAAGAGACACTGAAAGGGCAGGAGACCGGGAAGAACCTTCAGGACATGATGATGCTTCAGCCGCACAGTGTTGGCCAAAGTCGTTGGACATTCTTTCCTTTCACCGATGGAAGCCAAATGAACCAAAGCGGGCAGTTTTTTGAGGCTCCCCAGACCGTAAACCTGAGCGAAATCTCCACCACCGCCGAGTGCGTCAGTTCAGGGCTAGGTGCCAACTCTCCGTTGGCCGACAGATCTTTCAAGTGCAGGAGCTGCTTTAAGACCTTCAACCACAAGTCCAATCTCTTGGTCCATGAGCGCATACACTCAGGGGACAAGACTTACCGCTGCCAAGAGTGCGGTAAGCAGTTCAGTCAGCGCACGAGCCTGATGGTTCATCTAAGAACCCATACTGGAGAGATGCCGTATGCTTGCCTGCAGTGCCGGAGGCGCTTCCGACAGCAGTCTAACTTACTGTACCATATAAAGACCAATACGGTGCAAGGTCTACTTAAGTGTACCGCAGAACATCTGCCTAACTCTCCTTCAATTTCAGGGATAGAAGCTGGAGGAGAAAGCAGTATGGGCTCGGAGATAGAATCCCCACCTGGACACCCACCCATGTGGATGCATTTGGAATCCAACCCCAAGAACGGTATGTCCCCAGGCACCCCGAATCAGAGCGCAAAGGAGGAGTTCCACTGTCCCGAATGCGACAAAGTATTCATTCACCAATCAAATTTGCTGGTTCACCAACGGATCCACTCCGGGGAGCGGTCATATCGCTGCCACGAATGCAACCGCCAGTTCAGCCAACGCACCAGCCTGATGATCCACTTGCGCACTCACACTGGCGAGATGCCGTACGCCTGCCAGTGCTGCGGTAAGAGATTCAGACAGCAATCAAACTTATTGTATCACTTGAAGAGCCACGCAGAGCAGGGCACGGTTATGAATTCTATTCCAAGCACAGATTATGCAGTTCCCAGAGCAAGAGGCAGGCCAAGGAAAACTGAATCTAGTGAGGAGAGTAGGGGAAAGAGCGTTATGCCTAGGGGCAAGCGCACGTACAAGTGCACAGAGTGTCCAAGGCGCTATAACCTCATGTCTAACTTGGTAGCGCACCAGAGATCGCATGATCAGCAGCCTCTGTACACTTGCTCAGAATGCGGCGAGAGTTTTCTGCAGCAAACTTACCTCACCGTCCACAAAAAACTCCACGCTAAGAGGGACGATCCCGAACTTGGGGGGCAGTATTGCTGGAAGCCGAGCCAAGATTTGATGGACATCAGAAGTACAGgcagagaagaagagagagcagCTGTGTACACACAGCACGAGAAGTAG
- the XRCC1 gene encoding DNA repair protein XRCC1, giving the protein MPEIKLKHVVSCSSADTTHTAENLLKGDTFHKWKSRQVGEKQISLILQFEKEEQVHSIDIGNESSAFVEVLVGRSTSVSEQEYEVILATSSFMSPSESKSEKNRNRLRMFGPDKLVKGAAEKKWDRAKIVCTQPYNKNITYGLSFIRFNSPPDKDEPSPSDSSPKVTKLGQFKVKEEESSPSMRPGSLFFSRIGKPQDSSPKVPQAAQSYASVALQGGSSSAETSPTGEKQAHSTPSSSNSQKEPSGKRKFEFSKESTSRPPAKKTEVKESPSRPKESASQPPPKKIKADSPATPPVKKPSAPEKPVHKKSPPASQPMEMNEILQGTVFVLSGFQNPFRSELRDKALDMGAKYRPDWTPDSTHLICAFANTPKYSQVKAAGGIIVRKEWILDCYKKQQRLPYKKYLMASADSSSEEDDDSEDDSPPRHKAPAHRKNPDSGRTHQKPVPSHAKAIPTRPKEEDSEDEKPKATETKANHSVKAEDEYGGSTDEESTGDRRGHKQESGSDTDSEIKRVEAEKRVKKEASPPPDNDPYAGSTDENTDVEEAEVDLPIPELPDLFSGKHFFLYGEFPALERRTLLRYIAAFNGELEEYMNEKVQYVITCQEWDDSFEEALNDNSNLSFVRPRWIYNCNERQKCIPHQPYVVVPLE; this is encoded by the exons ATGCCTGAGATCAAACTGAAGCACGTGGTGTCGTGCAGCAGCGCGGACACG ACTCACACGGCTGAAAACCTGCTGAAAGGTGACACGTTCCACAAATGGAAATCTCGGCAAGTTGGCGAGAAGCAGATTTCTCTCATTTTGCAG TTTGAGAAGGAGGAGCAGGTACACAGCATTGACATCGGAAACGAGTCTTCTGCCTTCGTGGAGGTGCTGGTCGGACGCTCCACGTCAGTCAGTGAACAGGAATACGAG GTGATCCTGGCAACATCGTCGTTCATGTCCCCCAGCGAAAGCAAGAGCGAGAAAAACCGCAACAGACTGAGGATGTTCGGCCCGGACAAGCTGGTGAAGGGAGCGGCGGAGAAGAAGTGGGACCGAGCGAAGATCGTGTGCACGCAGCCTTACAACAAG AACATCACGTACGGTCTGTCCTTTATACGGTTCAACTCCCCACCAGACAAAGATGAGCCTTCTCCCAGTGACTCCTCGCCG AAAGTGACAAAGTTGGGACAGTTTAAGGTTAAAGAGGAGGAGAGCTCGCCATCCATGAGACCCGGGAGCCTCTTTTTCAGCCGTATTGGAAAACCTCAAGACTCGTCCCCAAAAG TCCCGCAGGCCGCGCAAAGCTACGCGTCGGTGGCCTTACAGGGCGGCAGCAGCTCCGCAGAGACCAGCCCCACCGGCGAAAAGCAAGCGCATAGTACCCCTTCAAGCAGTAACTCGCAAAAG GAACCATCCGGCAAGAGAAAGTTCGAATTCAGCAAAGAATCCACAAGCCGCCCCCCTGCCAAGAAAACCGAGGTCAAGGAATCCCCGTCTCGCCCCAAAGAGAGCGCATCGCAGCCGCCGCCAAAGAAAATCAAAG CCGATTCCCCGGCTACCCCGCCTGTGAAGAAGCCGTCGGCCCCAGAGAAACCTGTTCACAAGAAGTCCCCTCCTGCCTCCCAACCGATGGAGATGAATGAGATCCTGCAGGGCACGGTGTTTGTGCTCAGCGGGTTCCAGAACCCCTTCAGATCTGAGCTGCGGGACAAAGCGCTGGACATGGGAGCCAAGTACCGGCCGGACTGGACCCCGGACAGCACTCATCTCAT ATGTGCTTTTGCCAACACCCCCAAGTACAGCCAGGTCAAGGCCGCAGGGGGCATCATCGTGCGGAAGGAGTGGATCTTGGACTGTTACAAGAAGCAACAGCGCTTGCCGTATAAAAA gTATCTCATGGCTTCAGCCGACTCAAGCAGCGAAGAAGACGATGATAGTGAAGACGATTCACCACCTAGACACAAAGCCCCTGCGCATAGAAAG AATCCGGATTCTGGCCGAACCCACCAGAAACCCGTTCCCAGCCATGCTAAGGCAATCCCAACGAGGCCAAAGGAGGAGGACAGCGAGGACGAGAAGCCCAAAGCCACGGAGACCAAAGCAAACCACTCGGTTAAAGCAGAGGATGAATACGGAGGGAGCACGGATGAAGAAAGCACAG GAGACAGAAGAGGTCACAAGCAAGAGTCTGGAAGTGACACCGACAGTGAAATAAAGAG GGTGGAAGCAGAAAAGAGAGTGAAGAAGGAGGCCAGCCCACCACCAGACAACGATCCTTACGCAGGTTCCACGGACGAGAACACGGACGTAGAAGAGGCCGAGGTGGACCTGCCCATCCCTGAACTTCCCG ATTTGTTCAGCGGCAAACACTTCTTCTTGTACGGCGAGTTCCCTGCTTTGGAGCGCAGGACGCTGCTGAGATACATCGCTGCCTTTAACGG GGAGCTGGAGGAATACATGAATGAAAAGGTGCAATATGTGATCACCTGTCAGGAATGGGACGACAGCTTTGAAGAG gCTCTGAATGACAACTCCAACCTCTCGTTCGTCCGCCCCCGCTGGATCTACAACTGCAACGAGAGGCAGAAGTGCATCCCTCACCAGCCATACGTGGTGGTGCCGCTGGAGTAA